One Lysinibacillus sp. OF-1 DNA segment encodes these proteins:
- a CDS encoding GerAB/ArcD/ProY family transporter — translation MKFSLSKAQFFLVLFIIQTGVVYIAFQTPLIIYSQHNAWLVFILASVIHYGLLLLFERYYAYFYLNRFFRWVYQLYWILLAAVLIAYMGYVLATWVLPQTPEWLVVVLIVALSLYANLVRPETVINIGVMLIPIIFLFVLFLMLAIPDLTWSNLFPIEWNHMRQIMGGLIHSTYAFFGIEMYLLYRPFLKQDTQVKGRPLFIYQLVIFVFYLISVLFTQMFFALDEIKLIPEPIMYILKSQEVTFVKRLDIFFVYIWLSWSIVTVMIFGLSFRVLYLSKKRKHPQWSIIIYHLLLAILPLFMMQFQRIEFIKNSLHYVLFFFTFLLPLIIICWNKWRGKRVS, via the coding sequence ATGAAGTTTTCGCTATCTAAGGCTCAATTTTTTTTAGTACTATTTATTATTCAAACAGGTGTCGTCTATATTGCCTTCCAAACCCCTTTAATCATTTACAGTCAACATAATGCTTGGCTCGTTTTTATTTTAGCAAGTGTCATTCATTATGGTCTGTTGCTCCTGTTTGAACGCTATTATGCCTACTTTTATTTAAATCGATTTTTTCGCTGGGTCTATCAGCTTTATTGGATTTTATTAGCGGCTGTACTGATTGCCTATATGGGATATGTTTTGGCCACATGGGTATTACCACAAACCCCTGAATGGCTCGTTGTTGTACTGATTGTCGCACTATCCTTGTATGCCAACCTAGTAAGACCAGAAACGGTCATTAACATCGGTGTCATGCTCATACCAATCATTTTCCTTTTTGTGCTTTTTTTAATGCTGGCGATTCCCGATTTAACATGGAGTAATCTATTTCCTATTGAATGGAATCATATGAGACAAATCATGGGGGGCTTGATTCATAGTACCTATGCTTTTTTTGGCATTGAAATGTACCTTCTTTATCGACCATTTCTAAAACAAGATACACAGGTGAAAGGGCGGCCTTTATTCATCTACCAACTGGTCATTTTTGTATTTTATTTGATTTCCGTGCTTTTTACGCAAATGTTCTTTGCCTTAGATGAAATCAAGTTGATCCCAGAGCCGATTATGTATATTTTAAAATCACAGGAAGTGACATTTGTTAAACGACTTGATATTTTCTTCGTCTATATTTGGCTATCATGGTCTATTGTCACGGTCATGATTTTTGGTCTGTCCTTTCGAGTGCTGTATCTTTCAAAAAAAAGGAAGCATCCGCAATGGAGTATTATTATCTACCATCTTTTACTGGCAATACTACCGCTCTTTATGATGCAATTTCAGCGCATTGAGTTTATTAAAAATTCTTTGCACTATGTATTATTCTTTTTTACTTTTCTACTACCGCTCATCATTATCTGTTGGAATAAATGGAGGGGAAAACGTGTATCGTAA
- a CDS encoding Ger(x)C family spore germination protein yields the protein MYRKGSIIILSIVLLAGCWDERLYKNASVVTLVGVEGYVGEYKGYYAYPNTTAQQNEVIEAEGISPKDVRNNANLKVEQTLDLSELSTLLIADQTVREPIYDILDIYFRDPQNPISIKVAITEGDVKPYVDLTKDLAGSAGVYYERFIESTEENTFFPKLDLQTIGSMLFEQTIDITLPYIRLGEDKKHVVAAGLALFSGQTFTGTVLTPKQSLIMLILMNQTNKQARMSYMWKHDGKEMPITADVIHVKRKWIVDEELRRITMDYQLEVGIEEFAQDHLYKETIFKDVQQLIQKHLQAEFEEVLRILQNQKSDTLGIGRYIRAYHPKMFKDDWHTEYTSLQLVPSVQVKIIRTGVLR from the coding sequence GTGTATCGTAAAGGGAGTATAATCATCTTATCTATAGTGCTTTTAGCGGGATGTTGGGATGAACGTCTTTATAAAAATGCGTCTGTCGTAACACTCGTTGGTGTGGAAGGCTATGTTGGGGAGTACAAAGGCTATTATGCTTATCCGAATACAACAGCACAGCAAAATGAAGTGATTGAAGCGGAAGGGATTTCACCGAAAGATGTACGCAATAACGCCAATTTGAAAGTCGAGCAAACGCTTGATCTATCGGAGCTATCAACGCTCCTAATAGCGGATCAAACAGTGAGAGAGCCCATTTATGATATCTTGGATATTTATTTTCGCGATCCTCAAAATCCGATATCCATCAAAGTGGCGATAACAGAAGGGGATGTCAAACCATACGTCGACTTAACGAAGGATTTAGCTGGAAGCGCAGGCGTTTATTATGAACGCTTTATCGAAAGTACAGAGGAAAATACCTTTTTTCCGAAATTAGATTTACAAACGATTGGCTCGATGTTATTTGAACAAACAATCGATATCACGCTACCGTATATTCGGCTAGGTGAGGATAAAAAGCACGTTGTTGCGGCTGGTTTAGCTTTATTTTCAGGTCAAACCTTTACGGGCACAGTATTAACGCCAAAACAATCCCTCATCATGCTAATTTTAATGAATCAAACTAATAAGCAAGCACGTATGAGTTATATGTGGAAGCATGACGGGAAAGAAATGCCGATTACGGCAGATGTTATCCATGTGAAGCGTAAATGGATAGTGGATGAGGAACTGAGACGAATAACGATGGATTACCAACTCGAGGTCGGAATTGAAGAATTCGCCCAAGATCATTTGTATAAAGAAACCATTTTTAAGGATGTTCAACAATTGATTCAAAAGCATTTGCAGGCGGAGTTTGAGGAGGTCTTACGTATACTTCAAAATCAAAAGTCTGATACATTAGGAATTGGTCGCTATATTCGTGCCTATCACCCGAAGATGTTTAAGGACGACTGGCATACGGAATATACATCCTTACAGCTCGTGCCGTCTGTTCAAGTGAAAATCATTCGTACAGGTGTATTACGCTAA
- a CDS encoding MATE family efflux transporter produces MYQTSTIKEKYALLLKMIVPILVTQVAIYLISFFDILMSSRYGTADLAGVSIGSSIWMPIYTGLSGILLAITPIVSQLVGAKQEMDAKKAVQQGIYVAILLAIIIFTGLFFGIDWILSKMNLESAVHSIAKGYIYAMCAGLLPLFLFFVMRCFIDALGQTRVTMIITLLTTPINIVLNYIFIFGKFGAPELGGIGAGVATAITYWLIFLITVWIIAKRVPFERFRLFHHWPKLEWLRWKEILLIGVPIGISLFAETSIFSAVTMMMSNFSTEIIAAHQIALNFTSLLYMVPLSISMGVTILVGFEIGAGRMRDARIYSYLCVGTAILFSFISACILFILREPVAHMYSTDPIVLEYAVQFLVYAAIFQLSDAIQAPVQGALRGYKDVMITFMMAIISYWIIGLPVGYILATHTDFGPFGYWIGLVAGLTMGAITLLIRLLIVQKRVTV; encoded by the coding sequence ATGTACCAAACATCCACAATTAAGGAAAAATATGCACTACTTTTAAAAATGATTGTTCCCATCTTAGTAACACAAGTAGCCATTTATCTTATTTCATTTTTTGATATTTTAATGTCCAGTCGCTATGGGACGGCCGATTTAGCAGGTGTCTCAATCGGCTCCTCCATTTGGATGCCGATTTATACAGGACTGTCGGGTATTCTCCTTGCCATTACACCGATTGTCTCACAGCTAGTCGGAGCGAAACAAGAGATGGATGCCAAAAAGGCCGTTCAGCAAGGTATTTATGTAGCCATTTTGCTGGCAATCATCATCTTCACAGGGCTCTTTTTTGGCATCGATTGGATACTTAGCAAGATGAATTTAGAATCTGCTGTACATAGCATTGCAAAAGGCTACATCTATGCGATGTGTGCTGGTCTTTTACCTTTATTCTTATTTTTTGTCATGCGTTGTTTCATTGATGCCCTTGGGCAGACACGTGTCACAATGATTATTACATTATTGACAACGCCGATTAATATCGTCCTTAACTACATTTTTATTTTCGGTAAATTCGGCGCACCAGAGCTTGGCGGGATTGGTGCAGGTGTCGCAACAGCAATTACGTACTGGCTCATTTTCTTGATTACTGTATGGATTATCGCCAAACGAGTACCGTTCGAACGTTTCCGTTTGTTCCACCATTGGCCGAAGCTGGAATGGCTTCGATGGAAGGAAATTTTACTGATTGGTGTGCCAATTGGCATCTCCTTATTTGCAGAAACAAGCATTTTTTCTGCCGTTACCATGATGATGAGTAATTTTAGTACAGAAATTATTGCTGCTCATCAAATTGCCTTAAATTTCACCTCCCTGCTCTATATGGTGCCGCTTAGTATTTCCATGGGTGTTACCATATTAGTAGGCTTTGAAATTGGTGCTGGTCGCATGCGGGATGCTCGTATTTATAGTTATCTATGTGTCGGCACAGCCATTTTATTTAGTTTTATTTCTGCTTGTATCTTATTTATTTTACGTGAGCCTGTAGCTCATATGTATTCAACAGATCCTATAGTACTTGAGTATGCTGTACAATTTTTAGTTTATGCAGCCATTTTTCAGCTCTCGGATGCGATTCAAGCACCCGTACAAGGGGCATTACGTGGCTATAAGGATGTTATGATCACATTTATGATGGCAATTATCTCGTATTGGATCATTGGCTTGCCCGTGGGCTATATCCTTGCTACGCATACTGATTTTGGTCCATTTGGATATTGGATTGGACTTGTTGCTGGTTTAACAATGGGCGCAATCACCCTGCTTATCCGTCTGCTAATTGTTCAAAAAAGAGTTACCGTCTAA
- a CDS encoding undecaprenyldiphospho-muramoylpentapeptide beta-N-acetylglucosaminyltransferase, translating into MKQQTIILTGGGTAGHVSLNQAILPSLLELGYDVHYIGSEQGIEKELIGEAFPDVPFYGIASGKLRRYFSVKNFTDPFKVLAGMMQAFRIIKKVKPQVVFSKGGFVSVPVVMAAKLAGVPVVIHESDVTPGLANKIALPFASHVFTIFEETLKHLPQEKATCTGSIIRPELFEGERAKGLSFCGFSTLKPVLLVMGGSLGSVVLNEALRQNLPELLKQFHIIHLCGKGNYDQALETMPGYKQFEYVTTELPDLLHAADFIVSRAGSNSIFEFLALHKPMLLVPLSAQKSRGDQILNANLFKKQGYAEVLQEEELTKESFMKSVHTLTECKAEMVEKMSKTQKPKTPDEMATLILHYKK; encoded by the coding sequence GTGAAACAACAAACTATCATTTTAACCGGTGGTGGGACAGCTGGCCATGTATCGTTAAATCAAGCGATACTCCCGTCTTTACTTGAACTTGGTTATGATGTCCACTATATTGGTTCAGAACAAGGTATTGAAAAAGAATTAATAGGCGAGGCCTTCCCCGATGTTCCGTTTTATGGCATTGCGAGTGGTAAATTGCGTCGTTATTTCTCAGTGAAAAATTTTACAGACCCATTTAAAGTGCTTGCTGGAATGATGCAGGCTTTTCGTATTATTAAAAAAGTAAAGCCACAGGTTGTCTTTTCAAAGGGTGGCTTTGTTTCAGTACCTGTTGTTATGGCAGCAAAACTGGCAGGTGTGCCTGTTGTTATACATGAATCTGATGTGACACCTGGTCTTGCCAATAAAATTGCCCTGCCTTTTGCCTCTCATGTGTTCACGATTTTTGAAGAAACACTAAAGCATTTACCACAAGAAAAGGCAACTTGCACAGGCTCCATTATTCGTCCGGAGTTGTTTGAGGGCGAACGGGCAAAAGGGTTATCATTCTGTGGCTTTTCAACATTAAAGCCTGTTTTACTAGTGATGGGCGGAAGTTTAGGCTCTGTTGTTCTAAATGAGGCATTGCGTCAAAACTTACCAGAGCTTTTAAAGCAATTTCATATTATTCATTTGTGTGGGAAAGGGAACTATGACCAAGCACTAGAGACAATGCCTGGCTACAAGCAATTTGAGTATGTGACAACAGAGTTACCTGATCTATTGCATGCAGCAGATTTTATCGTGTCACGAGCAGGCTCTAACTCCATTTTCGAATTTTTGGCACTACACAAGCCGATGCTATTAGTGCCGCTATCCGCACAAAAAAGTCGTGGGGATCAAATTTTAAATGCCAACTTGTTTAAAAAACAGGGCTATGCGGAAGTGCTGCAGGAAGAAGAATTAACAAAGGAATCTTTTATGAAGTCGGTTCATACATTAACAGAGTGTAAGGCAGAAATGGTAGAGAAGATGTCAAAAACGCAAAAACCAAAAACACCAGACGAAATGGCAACATTAATTTTGCACTACAAAAAATAA
- a CDS encoding GNAT family N-acetyltransferase, producing MLKHRDLHECTELYELLSHPSVFPFVRQKATSADEYWFMTKQLIEEEARGLAISRTITDDWGQPIGTISIHDVEDGAGFLGTWIGLPYQGKGYNQKAKMLFLNELFFDYNFHTVFLRIRVENLKSQRAALKLPYVVSANESHPTLLEQVNSGEAQFNLFKIQKDLFYLITAHQMQEGEEQAM from the coding sequence ATGCTTAAACATCGAGACCTGCATGAATGTACAGAGCTTTATGAGCTATTATCACACCCTTCTGTATTCCCTTTTGTCCGTCAGAAAGCCACATCCGCTGATGAGTATTGGTTTATGACAAAACAACTGATTGAAGAGGAAGCGAGAGGACTCGCTATCTCGAGGACCATTACTGATGATTGGGGTCAACCAATCGGCACCATTAGTATTCACGATGTGGAGGACGGTGCAGGCTTTTTAGGAACGTGGATTGGACTCCCTTACCAGGGTAAAGGCTATAATCAAAAGGCAAAAATGCTATTTTTGAATGAGTTATTTTTTGATTATAATTTCCATACGGTATTTCTCCGTATACGAGTTGAAAATTTAAAATCACAGCGTGCCGCATTAAAGCTACCTTATGTGGTGAGTGCCAATGAAAGTCATCCGACTTTATTAGAACAGGTCAATAGCGGTGAAGCTCAATTTAATTTATTCAAAATTCAAAAAGATTTATTCTACTTAATAACAGCACATCAAATGCAAGAAGGCGAAGAGCAAGCCATGTAA
- a CDS encoding diguanylate cyclase domain-containing protein, whose protein sequence is MEYLLSEDFFNSLFIGKDFAFLMKKVEDDYQYIRLNQAARDLLSNEAIGKMISSVTSERIFSIIQKNYDQAIREHNQVDYVDYAYFQSEVHKYETSVRPLKYNNEDYILAITKEILYDRNIEDKFLFMRSMFDHAFFSTVILSAEGMVYEVNSCFMEDFQLDNETVKQKLFVDLPIIPKEEVEHIEACLQKAARGENLDKKLIKLFTSEGQERMYLMSLSPVMQDDNSFAIFLIMQDFTQFTLQKAELRSKSHGLEVFKSALNSATAIAVLDHKGYITEASDMFLQASGYTAEELIGQPYSLMEPRFNAQNFLQLIEGKLDTMEIWRGELCYRTKYHADYWVEATIVPLKNEFGKIEQILTINYNITDKKKMFTELKNIERTFRLITENTNDLIVITNEDGIILYASPSYGIYLGYENEELLGQFYSDILDQESKNEWQTFLNNFTGQPETQFELLLKAKDGTPIWTEGNVTVVHDPEREKVSQIMMVSREITHRKERENDLLYLAYHDALTQLPNRRYLQKEFPKILAKAAENQTCVAMLYLDGDDFKEVNDRFGHDTGDAFIQRFGNALNQTVRSHDMVIRIGGDEFIVILTGLTREADKRHDQIMHIIRRIRDELAEGWMIEDHHFTPTASIGIAYYPDHAQTLDELMDLADRALYRSKELGKNNLSISGIQ, encoded by the coding sequence ATGGAGTATCTTTTAAGCGAAGATTTTTTTAATTCATTATTTATTGGCAAAGATTTTGCTTTTCTCATGAAAAAAGTAGAGGATGATTATCAATATATTCGCTTAAACCAAGCAGCTCGTGACCTGTTATCAAATGAGGCGATTGGAAAAATGATTTCAAGCGTTACCTCAGAGCGCATTTTTTCGATCATTCAGAAAAACTACGATCAAGCGATTAGGGAGCATAATCAGGTTGACTATGTAGATTATGCGTATTTTCAGTCGGAGGTTCATAAATACGAAACGTCTGTCAGACCGTTGAAATATAATAATGAAGACTATATATTAGCCATCACAAAGGAAATCCTCTATGACCGCAATATTGAGGATAAATTTTTATTTATGCGGTCCATGTTTGACCATGCCTTTTTCTCCACGGTCATTTTATCGGCCGAAGGTATGGTATACGAAGTGAATTCTTGCTTTATGGAAGATTTCCAATTAGATAATGAAACTGTCAAGCAAAAATTGTTTGTTGATTTACCGATTATCCCGAAAGAAGAGGTTGAACACATTGAAGCTTGTTTACAAAAAGCAGCGAGAGGGGAAAACCTTGATAAAAAGCTGATCAAGCTGTTTACGTCAGAAGGTCAGGAGCGCATGTATTTAATGTCCCTATCGCCTGTAATGCAGGATGATAATTCGTTTGCTATCTTTCTAATCATGCAGGATTTTACTCAATTTACTTTACAAAAAGCAGAATTACGTTCGAAGTCTCATGGTTTAGAAGTGTTTAAGTCTGCCTTAAATTCAGCTACAGCCATTGCTGTATTGGACCATAAAGGCTATATTACGGAAGCAAGCGATATGTTTTTACAGGCTTCTGGCTACACTGCGGAGGAATTAATAGGTCAGCCCTATTCATTAATGGAGCCAAGGTTCAATGCGCAAAACTTTTTACAATTAATCGAAGGCAAGCTGGATACAATGGAGATTTGGCGAGGAGAACTGTGCTATCGCACAAAATATCATGCCGATTATTGGGTGGAGGCAACCATTGTGCCGTTAAAAAATGAGTTCGGTAAAATCGAACAAATTTTAACCATTAACTATAATATTACAGATAAGAAAAAAATGTTCACAGAATTAAAAAATATTGAACGTACTTTCCGACTCATTACGGAAAATACAAATGATTTAATCGTGATTACGAATGAAGATGGCATTATTCTTTATGCGTCTCCATCCTATGGGATTTATTTAGGGTATGAAAATGAAGAGCTACTTGGGCAGTTTTACAGTGATATTTTAGATCAAGAAAGTAAAAACGAATGGCAAACATTTTTAAACAATTTTACAGGTCAGCCAGAAACACAGTTTGAGCTTTTACTAAAGGCGAAGGACGGTACACCGATTTGGACAGAGGGCAATGTCACGGTTGTACATGACCCTGAACGTGAAAAGGTTTCACAAATTATGATGGTGTCTCGAGAAATTACTCATCGTAAAGAAAGAGAAAATGATTTGCTCTATTTAGCCTATCATGATGCGTTAACACAGCTACCTAATCGACGTTATTTACAAAAAGAGTTTCCGAAAATACTGGCTAAAGCAGCTGAAAATCAAACCTGTGTCGCCATGCTCTATCTAGATGGTGATGATTTTAAAGAAGTCAACGATCGTTTTGGTCATGACACAGGGGATGCGTTTATTCAGCGCTTTGGTAATGCCTTAAATCAAACGGTTCGAAGTCATGACATGGTCATTCGAATTGGTGGCGATGAATTTATCGTCATCCTAACAGGTTTAACAAGAGAAGCTGATAAAAGGCATGACCAAATTATGCATATTATTCGTCGAATCCGCGATGAACTAGCAGAAGGCTGGATGATTGAAGACCATCATTTTACTCCTACAGCCTCAATCGGTATTGCCTATTATCCAGATCATGCACAAACTTTGGATGAGTTAATGGATTTAGCCGACCGAGCTTTATATCGATCAAAAGAGTTGGGAAAAAATAATCTTTCCATTTCGGGAATACAATAA
- a CDS encoding response regulator transcription factor, which produces MPKKILLVEDEKHIARFVELELQHEGYEVKTAFDGRDGLALATTENFDVLLLDVMLPGINGIEICRRIRTQSQVPIILLTARDAVMDRVAGLDAGADDYIVKPFAIEELLARIRTILRRVTPEPTSSESLCLRDIEIDVAAYEVFVQGNKLDLTKTEYDLLKLLIEHKNRVCTREHILTSVWGYDTDIETNVVDVYIRHLRTKLPGDMNAYIETVRGVGYVMRE; this is translated from the coding sequence ATGCCTAAGAAGATATTGTTGGTAGAAGATGAGAAGCATATTGCGCGTTTTGTTGAACTAGAATTACAGCATGAGGGCTATGAGGTGAAAACAGCCTTTGATGGACGGGATGGACTGGCTTTGGCCACTACGGAAAATTTTGATGTTCTCTTATTGGATGTGATGCTGCCAGGCATTAATGGCATTGAAATTTGCCGCCGTATCCGAACGCAGTCACAGGTACCAATTATTTTATTAACGGCGAGAGATGCTGTAATGGACCGTGTAGCGGGCTTAGATGCAGGAGCCGATGACTATATCGTCAAGCCTTTTGCTATTGAAGAGCTGCTTGCTAGAATACGGACGATTTTACGTCGTGTCACACCAGAGCCTACTAGCAGTGAATCTTTATGTTTACGAGATATTGAAATAGATGTGGCAGCCTATGAAGTTTTTGTTCAAGGGAATAAACTTGACCTAACAAAGACAGAATATGATTTACTAAAACTATTAATCGAGCACAAAAATAGAGTGTGTACGAGGGAGCATATTTTAACGTCAGTTTGGGGCTATGATACGGATATCGAGACCAATGTAGTAGACGTTTATATCAGACATTTACGCACAAAGCTCCCTGGTGATATGAACGCTTATATCGAAACTGTTCGTGGTGTTGGGTATGTGATGCGTGAATGA
- a CDS encoding HAMP domain-containing sensor histidine kinase, which translates to MNKLKNYVRHQSLQKKWMLTSSSVIFISFTIICIVVYLSLHTWLLNDEEGKVKRTSDDIISFLESQGPNVTIQQIQQNTGLLKSIADRDETVRIFNRDGVDILRINDTSAAAPLQSMQEVLEMTIDKKDVLVINEPIRIGFFQGYIQVIHPLTSFQSLMHYLLTAMLIAGIGALILSGSIGYYLANYLMKPLHELRASMKTVVDQGFNQPIQLTYTSQDEIGDLLKMYNAMMNELQISFTQQQQFVADASHELRTPIQAIEGHLSLLKRWGKDDPAILEESIDTSLTEIARMRKMIEELLELARREEKDEASEANALVVIEAVMEELQLVHPQARISLSKNGEIGPLFITENALSQIVRNIIENAIRYCEKIPEIEISLTTAGKIACLEIADNGIGIAEENMPFIFDRFYRVDEARNRQIGGTGLGLSISKMLLEKYNATVEVKSEVNIGTVFSLRIPLKY; encoded by the coding sequence ATGAATAAATTAAAAAATTATGTACGTCACCAATCTTTACAGAAAAAATGGATGCTGACATCAAGTAGTGTCATCTTTATTAGCTTTACAATTATTTGTATAGTCGTTTATCTTTCGCTTCATACATGGCTCTTAAACGATGAGGAAGGTAAGGTCAAACGTACAAGTGACGATATTATCTCCTTTTTAGAATCACAAGGTCCTAATGTTACCATTCAGCAAATACAACAAAATACAGGTTTGCTCAAATCCATTGCCGATCGCGATGAAACGGTCAGAATATTTAATAGAGATGGAGTGGATATTTTACGTATCAATGATACTTCAGCTGCTGCACCGCTACAATCGATGCAAGAAGTTCTGGAAATGACCATCGATAAGAAGGATGTACTCGTCATCAATGAACCGATACGGATCGGCTTTTTTCAAGGCTATATCCAAGTTATTCATCCTTTGACTAGCTTTCAATCCCTTATGCATTACCTTCTGACAGCGATGCTAATAGCGGGGATAGGGGCATTGATACTATCAGGCTCCATTGGCTATTATTTGGCCAATTATTTAATGAAGCCATTACATGAATTGCGTGCATCCATGAAGACGGTGGTAGACCAAGGATTTAATCAGCCTATCCAGCTAACCTATACATCACAGGATGAGATTGGTGATCTGTTAAAAATGTACAATGCGATGATGAATGAGCTGCAAATTTCCTTTACCCAGCAGCAACAATTTGTCGCAGATGCTTCCCATGAACTGCGAACACCGATTCAAGCCATTGAAGGGCATCTCTCCCTGTTAAAAAGATGGGGCAAAGATGATCCAGCCATTTTAGAAGAATCCATTGATACTTCCCTAACGGAGATTGCTCGGATGCGCAAAATGATTGAGGAATTATTAGAGCTTGCACGACGTGAGGAAAAAGATGAGGCAAGTGAGGCAAATGCACTAGTAGTAATAGAAGCCGTCATGGAGGAGCTACAGCTTGTCCATCCACAAGCACGAATATCGCTGTCGAAAAATGGCGAAATCGGTCCGTTATTTATTACCGAAAATGCACTAAGTCAAATCGTTCGTAATATAATAGAGAATGCAATTCGTTATTGTGAAAAAATTCCTGAGATTGAAATTTCTCTTACAACTGCTGGAAAAATTGCATGTTTAGAAATTGCTGATAATGGTATAGGAATAGCAGAAGAGAATATGCCGTTTATCTTTGATCGATTTTATCGAGTGGATGAAGCAAGAAATCGTCAAATTGGTGGAACTGGCTTAGGACTTAGCATTTCGAAGATGTTACTTGAAAAATACAATGCGACAGTAGAAGTCAAGAGTGAGGTTAATATTGGAACCGTTTTCTCGCTAAGAATACCGCTAAAATATTAA